ACCCGCGCAATGCGGCGGCCGGCAGCCTGCGCCAGCTCGATCCGCGCATTACCGCCGGGCGGCCGCTCCGCTTCTTCGGCTTCCAGGTGCAGACGGATCCGGACCGCCCCGCACCCATCGACGCGGCCCGGCAGAGCGAGGTCCTCGAGCTGCTTGCGGCCTGGGGCGTGCCCGTGAACCCCCGGCGTCTGGTCTGCCGCAGCCTGGACGACGTCGTCAGCTTCGCCGTCCAGGAAGAGGAGGCGCGCGGCGAGCTGAACTACGCCATTGACGGCGTTGTGGCTAAGGTGGAGGAGCTGGCCCTCTGGCCGGAGCTGGGCGTGATTGGCGAGCGCGAGCCGCGCTGGGCGATCGCCTACAAGTTTGCCCCGGACCTGGCCAGCACGCGCCTGCTCGCCATCGAGATCAATGTGGGGAGGACCGGCTCGCTCAACCCCTACGCGGTGCTCGAGCCGGTCGAGATCGGCGGGGCGACCGTCAAGCTGGCAACACTGCACAACTTCGAGGATGTAGCCCGCAAGGATCTGCGCATTGGCGACCTGGTGCTGGTGAAGCGGGCGGGTGAGGTCATCCCGCAGGTGGTAGCGCCGATCACGGAGCGCCGCACCGGGCAGGAGCTGACTTTTCAGCCGCCGGAGCGTTGCCCGGTGTGCGGCACGGCGGTCGAGCGGCCGCCGGACGAAGTGATGTTTTACTGTCCCAATGGCTCCTGCCCGGCCCGCATCTTCTGGGGGCTGGTCCACTTCGCGTCGCAGGGCGCCATGGACATCCGCGGGCTGGGCGAGCGCACGGTGCAGCAGTTGCTGGAACGGGAGTTGGTGCGCGACGTGGCCGACCTCTATACGCTGCGGGTGGAGGACCTGCTGCCGCTCGAGGGTTTTGCGGAATTGTCCGCCCGGAAGCTGATCGAGGCCGTCCTGGCCTCGCGCGGGCGGCCGCTCTCACGTCTCCTTTATGGTTTGGGCATCCGCCATGTGGGAGCGCAGGCGGCGCAGATCCTGGCCCGGCGCTTTGGCAGCATGGACGCGCTGCTCGAGGCGACGGAGTCCGAGCTCGCCGGCGTGCACGGAATGGGCAGCACGACGGCGGGCGCGGCGGCGGCGTTCCTGGCGGAGCCGCGCAATCGGGAAGTGATCGGGCGTCTGGCTGCGGCAGGCGTGAGCATGAGGGAGGCGGCCGCTCCGATCGAGTCGCGCGTGCTCGCCGGCCTCACCTTCGTGATCACCGGGACGTTAGCTTCCTTGAGCAGGAAGGAAGCGGCCGAATTCATCGAGCGCCATGGCGGCCACGTGGCCGGCGCTGTGACGCGATCCACGGACTACCTGCTGCTGGGCGGGGACCCCGGCTCGAAGCTGGAACGCGCCCGAGAGCTGGGCGTGCCGCTGCTGGATGAGGCCGGGCTGCGGGCGCTGGCTGCGGCGCGG
This Gemmatimonadota bacterium DNA region includes the following protein-coding sequences:
- the ligA gene encoding NAD-dependent DNA ligase LigA; protein product: MDGTPVSARDLGAAARRATELRHLLTEAIYQYYVLDAPRLSDAEYDQLMRELKALEADHPELIVPDSPSRRVGAEPVTQFTKVRHLAPMYSLDNAFNAEELRAWEERNARLVREVREAGYLVELKIDGAAVALLYQDGMLVRGATRGNGVLGEDVTHNLRTIHEIPLRLRADARIPRRLEVRGEVYMSLSGFHELNERRVAAGEPTFANPRNAAAGSLRQLDPRITAGRPLRFFGFQVQTDPDRPAPIDAARQSEVLELLAAWGVPVNPRRLVCRSLDDVVSFAVQEEEARGELNYAIDGVVAKVEELALWPELGVIGEREPRWAIAYKFAPDLASTRLLAIEINVGRTGSLNPYAVLEPVEIGGATVKLATLHNFEDVARKDLRIGDLVLVKRAGEVIPQVVAPITERRTGQELTFQPPERCPVCGTAVERPPDEVMFYCPNGSCPARIFWGLVHFASQGAMDIRGLGERTVQQLLERELVRDVADLYTLRVEDLLPLEGFAELSARKLIEAVLASRGRPLSRLLYGLGIRHVGAQAAQILARRFGSMDALLEATESELAGVHGMGSTTAGAAAAFLAEPRNREVIGRLAAAGVSMREAAAPIESRVLAGLTFVITGTLASLSRKEAAEFIERHGGHVAGAVTRSTDYLLLGGDPGSKLERARELGVPLLDEAGLRALAAARRPGELS